In a genomic window of Rhododendron vialii isolate Sample 1 chromosome 12a, ASM3025357v1:
- the LOC131310720 gene encoding NAC domain-containing protein 83-like has product MEKLNFVRDGVMKLPPGFRFHPTDEELVVQYLRRKVLSCPLPASIIPEVDVCKSDPWDLPGDSGQERYFFSTREAKYPNGNRSNRATGNGYWKATGIDKQILTSRGNKVVGMKKTLVFYRGKPPHGSRTDWIMHEYRLVDATEIRQKKNSTQTVMEDWVICRIFLKKRGTKHEEEMTKSYNCEKVGSVGENGPVFYDFLGKERTDLNLIPVSSSSGSSGVTVVSSHESSDHDHDHEESSSCYSFSSIRRKPLA; this is encoded by the exons ATGGAGAAGCTCAACTTCGTTAGGGATGGTGTGATGAAATTGCCACCTGGCTTCCGATTCCACCCAACTGATGAAGAGCTCGTCGTTCAATACTTGAGGCGCAAAGTACTTTCTTGCCCTTTGCCGGCTTCCATTATTCCAGAGGTGGATGTTTGCAAATCCGACCCCTGGGACTTGCCAG GGGACTCTGGGCAAGAGAGGTATTTTTTCAGCACAAGGGAAGCGAAATACCCGAACGGGAACCGGTCCAATAGAGCAACTGGTAACGGCTACTGGAAGGCAACCGGAATAGACAAGCAAATCTTGACATCTAGGGGTAACAAAGTCGTGGGGATGAAGAAAACTCTGGTTTTTTACAGAGGGAAGCCTCCACATGGTTCTAGGACTGATTGGATCATGCACGAATACCGCCTCGTTGATGCTACTGAAATCCGGCAGAAAAAGAACTCAACCCAG ACTGTAATGGAAGATTGGGTAATTTGCCGCatatttttgaagaaaagggGCACTAAACATGAGGAGGAGATGACAAAATCCTACAACTGTGAGAAAGTTGGGAGTGTGGGGGAAAATGGGCCTGTTTTCTATGATTTCTTGGGTAAGGAGAGGACTGATTTGAATCTGATCCCTGTGTCATCCTCTTCGGGTTCGAGTGGGGTCACAGTAGTCTCTTCTCATGAATCATCAGATCATGATCATGATCATGAGGAAAGCAGTAGTTGCTATAGCTTCTCCTCCATTAGAAGAAAACCCTTGGCTTAG